A genomic region of Xiphophorus couchianus chromosome 9, X_couchianus-1.0, whole genome shotgun sequence contains the following coding sequences:
- the LOC114151337 gene encoding E3 ubiquitin-protein ligase RNF170: protein SLTSSWDLLSAAVLSGSTSLPARKQRLYLSLLNTSAFARTATLLHTSQSRLLHLQPEDLVGQDHLASSTASTCTSERLTMCASCHKESTQSRPSMSSRDSHCPVCLQTATFPVQTNCGHLFCANCLLTYWRHGSWLDAVSCPLCRQKVSVLCNLFKESRSDQQSKKVLGEITDYNKRYSGAPRRVTDYLCDTPLLLQLLARNCLGTMGGLVWLFLFRVALCCVGTVVSISSSPSVDSAPSSTPLETDPSLCGLLGVLDDLVVVILLLLCVINVNQQIAPDGGRHSPNRTTSQGVMGSSL, encoded by the exons TCATTGACGAGCAGCTGGGATTTATTATCTGCTGCAGTGCTGTCAGGCAGCACTTCACTTCCCGCTAGGAAACAGAGATTGTACCTTTCCCTTCTAAACACGTCTGCTTTTGCGAGAACCGCGACCTTGCTGCACACATCTCAGTCCAG ACTGCTCCATCTGCAGCCTGAAGATCTAGTGGGTCAGGATCACCTGGCGTCATCCACAGCTTCGACCTGCACAAGCGAGAGGCTAACAATGTGCGCAAGCTGCCATAAG GAATCAACGCAGTCTCGTCCATCCATGAGCTCAAGAGACTCCCACTGCCCAGTGTGCCTGCAGACGGCCACATTCCCAGTCCAGACCAACTGCGGCCATTTATTCTGTG ccaACTGTCTGCTCACCTACTGGAGACATGGCTCCTGGTTGGACGCAGTCAGCTGTCCTCTCTGCAGACAGAAG GTCAGCGTGCTGTGCAACCTGTTTAAGGAGAGCCGATCAGATCAACAGTCCAAGAAAGTTCTCGGGGAAATCACGGACTACAACAAACGCTATTCTGGAGCCCCGCGAAGG GTGACGGACTACCTCTGCGACACGCCTCTTCTTCTGCAGCTACTAGCTCGTAACTGCCTTGGCACCATGGGAGGTCTCGTCTGGCTCTTCCTCTTCAGGGTGGCCCTGTGCTGCGTGGGGACTGTGGTGTCcatctcctcctctccctctgtcGACTCTGCGCCGTCGTCGACCCCCCTGGAAACGGACCCCTCTCTCTGCGGACTGCTGGGGGTCCTGGACGACCTGGTGGTGGTCATTCTGCTGCTCCTTTGCGTCATTAACGTCAACCAGCAAATTGCACCAGACGGGGGACGACACTCTCCGAACAGGACGACCTCACAGGGAGTCATGGGGAGTTCGTTGTAG
- the pfas gene encoding phosphoribosylformylglycinamidine synthase isoform X2, translated as MFQRINRNPTSVECFDLAQSNSEHSRHWFFRGRMVIDGQEQQATLFSLIMDTQRHSNQNNVIKFCDNSSGIRGGELRCIYPADPSEASPYETRRSLRHVIFTAETHNFPTGVAPFSGATTGTGGRIRDVQSAGRGGHVVAGTAGYCFGNLHIPGYSLPWEQEGEGWEYPSSFAPPLQVAIEASDGASDYGNKFGEPVLSGFARSFGMRLANGERREWIKPIMFSGGLGSIEDGYVKKEEAEAGMEVVKIGGPVYRIGVGGGAASSVQVQGDNCSERDLGAVQRGDAEMEQKMNRALRACLERSNGNPICSIHDQGAGGNGNVLKELSEPAGAVIYCGKFKKGDPTLSVLELWGAEYQESNALLLRPSDKSYLERVCQREKCPVDFVGLITGDGKIVLVNDEGSDGDRADGVRHPVDLQLKWVLGKMPQKEFQMERLAPTLLPLSLPAELTVRDALQRVLRLPAVASKRYLTNKVDRSVTGLVAQQQCVGPLHTPLADVAVVAMSPFGLQGAATAIGEQPVKGLVCPAAGARMAVGEALTNLLFARVTALKDVKCSGNWMWAAKLPGEGACLWEACKAMCEVMGQLGVAIDGGKDSLSMAARVGTETVKAPGALVISAYAVCPDITATVTPDLEDPDGKGVLLWVPVSPGHHRLGGSALAQCYSQLGDVCPDLDRPEFLIACFTTTQKLIEDRLLSAGHDISDGGLISCLLEMAFAGNRGFDVELPSDGSGVTELLFSEELGLVLEVSQTDLEAVCQRYRDGGLRCHRIGRTCGFGPEATVRVRVDGQEVLSESLPDLRAVWEATSFQLERLQADEQCVKQEEEGLSKRTQPYFNLTFDPSEIPSIRQLAAGLPRVAVIREEGSNGDREMSVSLFMAGFEVWDVTMQDLCSGSLTLKPFKAVVFVGGFSYADVLGSAKGWAATVAYNPKAKAEFERFQRREDTLSLGVCNGCQLLALLGWVGGGEEGADSEVVLTHNRSGRFESRFVSVGIQKSPSIWLRGMEGSALGVWVAHGEGLMRFCSPRAQDLITSSGLAPVRYLDDQGSPTEEYPLNPNGSPQGIAGLCSKDGRHLAMMPHPERCTLGWQWPWAPRDLRPALSPSPWLRMFRNAAAWCSNSD; from the exons ATGTTCCAGAGGATCAACAGGAATCCCACCAGCGTGGAGTGTTTTGACCTGGCTCAGTCCAACAG CGAGCACAGCCGCCACTGGTTCTTCCGCGGGCGGATGGTGATCGACGGGCAGGAGCAGCAGGCGACCCTCTTCAGCCTCATCATGGACACCCAGCGGCACAGCAACCAGAACAACGTCATCAAGTTCTGCGACAACAGCAG TGGCATCAGAGGCGGGGAGCTGCGGTGCATTTACCCAGCAGACCCCTCGGAAGCAAGCCCGTACGAGACGCGGCGCTCGTTGAGACACGTTATCTTCACTGCCGAGACGCACAACTTCCCAACCG GTGTTGCGCCGTTCAGCGGCGCCACCACGGGGACCGGAGGTCGCATCAGAGATGTCCAGAGCGCCGGACGAGGGGGGCACGTCGTCGCTGGGACTGCGGGATATTGCTTCGGAAACCTGCACATCCCAG GGTATAGTCTCCCTTGGGAGCAGGAAGGTGAGGGCTGGGAGTATCCATCCAGCTTTGCCCCTCCACTGCAGGTTGCCATCGAAGCCAGCGACGGAGCTTCAGACTACGGCAACAAGTTTGGAGAACCTGTCCTCTCAG GTTTTGCCCGTTCCTTTGGCATGCGGTTGGCTAACGGAGAGCGGCGGGAATGGATTAAGCCCATCATGTTCAGCGGTGGTCTTGGGTCGATCGAGGACGGCTACGTGAAGAAAGAAGAGGCAGAAGCTG GGATGGAGGTGGTGAAGATCGGCGGGCCGGTGTATCGGATCGGCGTGGGAGGAGGAGCGGCCTCTTCTGTTCAA GTGCAAGGAGACAACTGCAGCGAGAGGGACCTGGGAGCGGTCCAGAGAGGAGACGCTGAGATGGAGCAGAAGATGAACCGCGCTCTCAGGGCATGCCTGGAAAGAAGCAACGGCAAccccatctgcagcatccacGATCAGGGTGCAGGAGGAAATG GTAATGTTCTGAAGGAGCTCAGCGAGCCAGCGGGGGCTGTGATCTACTGCGGTAAATTCAAG aaagGCGACCCCACGCTGAGTGTTTTGGAGCTGTGGGGGGCCGAGTATCAGGAGAGCAATGCTCTACTGCTGCGCCCGTCAGACAAGTCGTACCTGGAGAGAGTTTGTCAGCGGGAAAAGTGTCCTGTTGACTTTGTGGGACTCATCACAGGAGACGGAAAG ATCGTGCTGGTGAATGACGAGGGAAGCGACGGTGATCGGGCAGACGGGGTCCGCCATCCTGTTGACCTGCAGCTGAAGTGGGTTCTGGGCAAAATGCCGCAGAAAGAGTTTCAGATGGAGCGTCTGGCCCCCACCCTTCTGCCCCTGAGTCTTCCTGCTGAGCTGACGGTCAGAGACGCTCTGCAGCGGGTTTTACGTTTGCCTGCTGTGGCGTCTAAACGCTACCTGACCAATAAG GTGGATCGCTCTGTGACTGGACTGGTTGCCCAGCAACAGTGCGTCGGCCCCCTTCACACCCCTCTGGCTGACGTTGCGGTCGTGGCTATGTCGCCGTTCGGCCTGCAGGGGGCGGCCACGGCCATCGGGGAGCAGCCGGTCAAAGGCCTGGTTTGTCCAGCAGCGGGGGCCCGGATGGCTGTCGGAGAGGCTCTCACCAACCTGCTGTTTGCCAGAGTCACGGCTCTGAAG GATGTGAAGTGCAGTGGGAACTGGATGTGGGCCGCCAAGCTGCCCGGTGAGGGGGCGTGTCTGTGGGAGGCCTGCAAGGCTATGTGTGAGGTCATGGGTCAGCTGGGAGTGGCCATCGATGGGGGCAAGGACTCTCTGAGCATGGCGGCCAGAGTGGGGACAGAGACGGTCAAAGCGCCAG GCGCTCTGGTTATTTCTGCATATGCCGTTTGCCCCGACATCACAGCCACAGTGACGCCGGATCTCGAGGATCCAGATGGAAAAG GCGTGTTGTTGTGGGTCCCAGTCAGTCCAGGCCACCACCGTCTCGGCGGCTCTGCCCTAGCTCAGTGCTACAGCCAGCTGGGGGACGTTTGTCCTGACCTGGACCGGCCTGAATTCCTGATCGCCTGCTTCACCACCACCCAGAAGCTCATAGAGG ATCGTCTGCTCAGCGCAGGACATGACATCAGCGATGGAGGCCTCATTTCCTGCCTGCTGGAGATGGCTTTCGCTGGGAACCGTGGGTTTGACGTTGAGCTCCCTTCAGACGGATCCGGAG TGACGGAGCTGCTGTTCAGCGAGGAGCTGGGTTTGGTTCTGGAGGTTTCTCAGACCGATCTAGAAGCCGTTTGTCAGAGATACAGGGATGGAGGCCTGCGGTGCCATCGCATCGGCAGAACCTGCGGCTTCGGACCAGAAGCTACG GTCAGGGTCCGGGTGGACGGACAGGAGGTTCTGTCCGAGTCGCTGCCCGACCTCAGGGCCGTTTGGGAGGCAACAAGCTTCCAACTGGAGCGCCTCCAAGCCGACGAGCAATGTgtgaagcaggaggaggaagggcTTTCCAAGAGGACGCAACCTTACTTtaatctgacctttgacccctccGAAATTCCCAGCATACGACAGCTCG CTGCTGGTTTGCCGCGTGTCGCTGTGATCAGAGAGGAGGGCAGCAACGGAGACAGAGAGATGTCCGTGTCTCTGTTCATGGCGGGCTTTGAG GTTTGGGATGTCACCATGCAGGACCTCTGCTCCGGATCCTTAACACTCAAACCTTTCAAGGCGGTCGTGTTTGTCGGAGGATTCAGCTACGCAGACGTCCTGGGATCAGCTAAAG gcTGGGCTGCCACTGTGGCCTACAACCCCAAAGCTAAAGCAGAATTTGAGCGTTTCCAGCGGAGGGAAGACACCTTGAGTCTGGGAGTGTGCAATGGCTGCCAGCTGCTCGCCCTGCTGGGCTGGGTGGGAGGGGGAGAGGAAGGAGCAG ACTCTGAAGTGGTGCTGACCCACAATCGGTCCGGGCGGTTTGAGTCGCGTTTTGTCAGCGTTGGGATCCAGAAGTCGCCATCCATCTGGCTGAGAGGCATGGAGGGCTCTGCGCTAGGAGTCTGGGTCGCTCACGGAGAAG GTCTAATGCGATTCTGCAGCCCACGGGCCCAAGACCTGATCACCTCTTCTGGTCTCGCCCCTGTCCGTTACCTTGACGACCAGGGCTCCCCCACAGAGGAGTACCCTCTGAACCCTAACGGCTCCCCTCAGGGTATTGCAGGCCTGTGCTCCAAAGACGGAAGGCACCTGGCCATGATGCCCCACCCGGAGCGCTGCACCCTCGGCTGGCAGTGGCCCTGGGCCCCCAGGGACCTCAGGCCTGCGCTCTCACCCTCGCCCTGGCTGCGCATGTTCAGGAACGCAGCCGCCTGGTGCAGCAACTCAGATTAA
- the pfas gene encoding phosphoribosylformylglycinamidine synthase isoform X1, which translates to MAVLRFYSSEALIGRALQRAAKLFPHLSITTELCYNVELTGCERLDAEQKEVLLWLFRPPLQAEPLSDQPRLTEGRGDKLVEIGPRLNFSTAWSTNAVSICQSAGLANVTRVEQSCRFLIKAENGRSTSELGADIKELIGCLHDSMTECVYQHPITSFAVETTPQPVFEVDILGKGRAALEMANRELGLAFDSWDLDYYTSMFQRINRNPTSVECFDLAQSNSEHSRHWFFRGRMVIDGQEQQATLFSLIMDTQRHSNQNNVIKFCDNSSGIRGGELRCIYPADPSEASPYETRRSLRHVIFTAETHNFPTGVAPFSGATTGTGGRIRDVQSAGRGGHVVAGTAGYCFGNLHIPGYSLPWEQEGEGWEYPSSFAPPLQVAIEASDGASDYGNKFGEPVLSGFARSFGMRLANGERREWIKPIMFSGGLGSIEDGYVKKEEAEAGMEVVKIGGPVYRIGVGGGAASSVQVQGDNCSERDLGAVQRGDAEMEQKMNRALRACLERSNGNPICSIHDQGAGGNGNVLKELSEPAGAVIYCGKFKKGDPTLSVLELWGAEYQESNALLLRPSDKSYLERVCQREKCPVDFVGLITGDGKIVLVNDEGSDGDRADGVRHPVDLQLKWVLGKMPQKEFQMERLAPTLLPLSLPAELTVRDALQRVLRLPAVASKRYLTNKVDRSVTGLVAQQQCVGPLHTPLADVAVVAMSPFGLQGAATAIGEQPVKGLVCPAAGARMAVGEALTNLLFARVTALKDVKCSGNWMWAAKLPGEGACLWEACKAMCEVMGQLGVAIDGGKDSLSMAARVGTETVKAPGALVISAYAVCPDITATVTPDLEDPDGKGVLLWVPVSPGHHRLGGSALAQCYSQLGDVCPDLDRPEFLIACFTTTQKLIEDRLLSAGHDISDGGLISCLLEMAFAGNRGFDVELPSDGSGVTELLFSEELGLVLEVSQTDLEAVCQRYRDGGLRCHRIGRTCGFGPEATVRVRVDGQEVLSESLPDLRAVWEATSFQLERLQADEQCVKQEEEGLSKRTQPYFNLTFDPSEIPSIRQLAAGLPRVAVIREEGSNGDREMSVSLFMAGFEVWDVTMQDLCSGSLTLKPFKAVVFVGGFSYADVLGSAKGWAATVAYNPKAKAEFERFQRREDTLSLGVCNGCQLLALLGWVGGGEEGADSEVVLTHNRSGRFESRFVSVGIQKSPSIWLRGMEGSALGVWVAHGEGLMRFCSPRAQDLITSSGLAPVRYLDDQGSPTEEYPLNPNGSPQGIAGLCSKDGRHLAMMPHPERCTLGWQWPWAPRDLRPALSPSPWLRMFRNAAAWCSNSD; encoded by the exons ATGGCCGTCCTGAGGTTCTACAGCAGTGAAGCTCTGATTGGACGAGCCTTGCAGAGAGCAGCGAAGCTCTTCCCTCACCTGTCCATCACGACCGAGCTGTGCTACAATGTGGAACTGACAG GCTGCGAGCGTCTGGATGCGGAGCAGAAGGAGGTTCTCCTCTGGTTGTTTCGTCCTCCTCTGCAGGCAGAGCCGCTGTCTGACCAACCAAGGCTCACAGAGGGACGCGGGGACAAACTAGTGGAGATCGGACCGAG gcTGAACTTCTCTACCGCCTGGTCAACAAACGCCGTGTCCATCTGCCAGAGCGCCGGCCTCGCCAACGTCACGCGAGTGGAGCAGTCCTGCAGGTTTCTGATCAAG GCCGAGAACGGACGGAGTACGAGCGAGCTCGGCGCAGACATAAAGGAGCTGATCGGGTGTCTCCATGACAGCATGACAGAGTGCGTCTATCAACATCCCATCACCTCCTTCGCCGTGGAAACCACGCCGCAGCCGGTGTTTGAGGTGGACATCCTGGGGAAGGGCCGCGCCGCCTTGGAGATGGCGAACCGCGAGCTGG GTCTGGCCTTTGACTCCTGGGACCTGGACTACTACACATCCATGTTCCAGAGGATCAACAGGAATCCCACCAGCGTGGAGTGTTTTGACCTGGCTCAGTCCAACAG CGAGCACAGCCGCCACTGGTTCTTCCGCGGGCGGATGGTGATCGACGGGCAGGAGCAGCAGGCGACCCTCTTCAGCCTCATCATGGACACCCAGCGGCACAGCAACCAGAACAACGTCATCAAGTTCTGCGACAACAGCAG TGGCATCAGAGGCGGGGAGCTGCGGTGCATTTACCCAGCAGACCCCTCGGAAGCAAGCCCGTACGAGACGCGGCGCTCGTTGAGACACGTTATCTTCACTGCCGAGACGCACAACTTCCCAACCG GTGTTGCGCCGTTCAGCGGCGCCACCACGGGGACCGGAGGTCGCATCAGAGATGTCCAGAGCGCCGGACGAGGGGGGCACGTCGTCGCTGGGACTGCGGGATATTGCTTCGGAAACCTGCACATCCCAG GGTATAGTCTCCCTTGGGAGCAGGAAGGTGAGGGCTGGGAGTATCCATCCAGCTTTGCCCCTCCACTGCAGGTTGCCATCGAAGCCAGCGACGGAGCTTCAGACTACGGCAACAAGTTTGGAGAACCTGTCCTCTCAG GTTTTGCCCGTTCCTTTGGCATGCGGTTGGCTAACGGAGAGCGGCGGGAATGGATTAAGCCCATCATGTTCAGCGGTGGTCTTGGGTCGATCGAGGACGGCTACGTGAAGAAAGAAGAGGCAGAAGCTG GGATGGAGGTGGTGAAGATCGGCGGGCCGGTGTATCGGATCGGCGTGGGAGGAGGAGCGGCCTCTTCTGTTCAA GTGCAAGGAGACAACTGCAGCGAGAGGGACCTGGGAGCGGTCCAGAGAGGAGACGCTGAGATGGAGCAGAAGATGAACCGCGCTCTCAGGGCATGCCTGGAAAGAAGCAACGGCAAccccatctgcagcatccacGATCAGGGTGCAGGAGGAAATG GTAATGTTCTGAAGGAGCTCAGCGAGCCAGCGGGGGCTGTGATCTACTGCGGTAAATTCAAG aaagGCGACCCCACGCTGAGTGTTTTGGAGCTGTGGGGGGCCGAGTATCAGGAGAGCAATGCTCTACTGCTGCGCCCGTCAGACAAGTCGTACCTGGAGAGAGTTTGTCAGCGGGAAAAGTGTCCTGTTGACTTTGTGGGACTCATCACAGGAGACGGAAAG ATCGTGCTGGTGAATGACGAGGGAAGCGACGGTGATCGGGCAGACGGGGTCCGCCATCCTGTTGACCTGCAGCTGAAGTGGGTTCTGGGCAAAATGCCGCAGAAAGAGTTTCAGATGGAGCGTCTGGCCCCCACCCTTCTGCCCCTGAGTCTTCCTGCTGAGCTGACGGTCAGAGACGCTCTGCAGCGGGTTTTACGTTTGCCTGCTGTGGCGTCTAAACGCTACCTGACCAATAAG GTGGATCGCTCTGTGACTGGACTGGTTGCCCAGCAACAGTGCGTCGGCCCCCTTCACACCCCTCTGGCTGACGTTGCGGTCGTGGCTATGTCGCCGTTCGGCCTGCAGGGGGCGGCCACGGCCATCGGGGAGCAGCCGGTCAAAGGCCTGGTTTGTCCAGCAGCGGGGGCCCGGATGGCTGTCGGAGAGGCTCTCACCAACCTGCTGTTTGCCAGAGTCACGGCTCTGAAG GATGTGAAGTGCAGTGGGAACTGGATGTGGGCCGCCAAGCTGCCCGGTGAGGGGGCGTGTCTGTGGGAGGCCTGCAAGGCTATGTGTGAGGTCATGGGTCAGCTGGGAGTGGCCATCGATGGGGGCAAGGACTCTCTGAGCATGGCGGCCAGAGTGGGGACAGAGACGGTCAAAGCGCCAG GCGCTCTGGTTATTTCTGCATATGCCGTTTGCCCCGACATCACAGCCACAGTGACGCCGGATCTCGAGGATCCAGATGGAAAAG GCGTGTTGTTGTGGGTCCCAGTCAGTCCAGGCCACCACCGTCTCGGCGGCTCTGCCCTAGCTCAGTGCTACAGCCAGCTGGGGGACGTTTGTCCTGACCTGGACCGGCCTGAATTCCTGATCGCCTGCTTCACCACCACCCAGAAGCTCATAGAGG ATCGTCTGCTCAGCGCAGGACATGACATCAGCGATGGAGGCCTCATTTCCTGCCTGCTGGAGATGGCTTTCGCTGGGAACCGTGGGTTTGACGTTGAGCTCCCTTCAGACGGATCCGGAG TGACGGAGCTGCTGTTCAGCGAGGAGCTGGGTTTGGTTCTGGAGGTTTCTCAGACCGATCTAGAAGCCGTTTGTCAGAGATACAGGGATGGAGGCCTGCGGTGCCATCGCATCGGCAGAACCTGCGGCTTCGGACCAGAAGCTACG GTCAGGGTCCGGGTGGACGGACAGGAGGTTCTGTCCGAGTCGCTGCCCGACCTCAGGGCCGTTTGGGAGGCAACAAGCTTCCAACTGGAGCGCCTCCAAGCCGACGAGCAATGTgtgaagcaggaggaggaagggcTTTCCAAGAGGACGCAACCTTACTTtaatctgacctttgacccctccGAAATTCCCAGCATACGACAGCTCG CTGCTGGTTTGCCGCGTGTCGCTGTGATCAGAGAGGAGGGCAGCAACGGAGACAGAGAGATGTCCGTGTCTCTGTTCATGGCGGGCTTTGAG GTTTGGGATGTCACCATGCAGGACCTCTGCTCCGGATCCTTAACACTCAAACCTTTCAAGGCGGTCGTGTTTGTCGGAGGATTCAGCTACGCAGACGTCCTGGGATCAGCTAAAG gcTGGGCTGCCACTGTGGCCTACAACCCCAAAGCTAAAGCAGAATTTGAGCGTTTCCAGCGGAGGGAAGACACCTTGAGTCTGGGAGTGTGCAATGGCTGCCAGCTGCTCGCCCTGCTGGGCTGGGTGGGAGGGGGAGAGGAAGGAGCAG ACTCTGAAGTGGTGCTGACCCACAATCGGTCCGGGCGGTTTGAGTCGCGTTTTGTCAGCGTTGGGATCCAGAAGTCGCCATCCATCTGGCTGAGAGGCATGGAGGGCTCTGCGCTAGGAGTCTGGGTCGCTCACGGAGAAG GTCTAATGCGATTCTGCAGCCCACGGGCCCAAGACCTGATCACCTCTTCTGGTCTCGCCCCTGTCCGTTACCTTGACGACCAGGGCTCCCCCACAGAGGAGTACCCTCTGAACCCTAACGGCTCCCCTCAGGGTATTGCAGGCCTGTGCTCCAAAGACGGAAGGCACCTGGCCATGATGCCCCACCCGGAGCGCTGCACCCTCGGCTGGCAGTGGCCCTGGGCCCCCAGGGACCTCAGGCCTGCGCTCTCACCCTCGCCCTGGCTGCGCATGTTCAGGAACGCAGCCGCCTGGTGCAGCAACTCAGATTAA